The segment AAAAGAAGAAAGCAATATTTAAAAAGAAAGGGAATGTTGTAAAAGACTTAACTAGAAATATTTTTAGAATATTAAATGAAGACAGCGAAAAATCATATAATCACAAACAAATTGCTGCAAAATTAAAGATTTCTGATACGGATGGAAAAACCCAAATAGTAAAGAAATTAGCAGAATTGGCTGGAGAAAAAAAGATTAAAGAAGTAGATAGAGGTAAATTTCAAATACAGATAGATAAAAAATATTCTGTTGGTACTTTAGATGTTACATCTACAGGAAATGGGTATTTTATTTCTGATGATTATGAAGATGATATTTTTATACCAAATATAAATCTTGGTAAAGGTTTACATCAAGATACGGTTAAAGCATATGTTTATAAAAGACGAAGTGGAAAAAAATTAGAAGCAGAAGTTGTTGAAATTTTAGAACGTGCAAAAACAGAATTTGTTGGTGTTTTACAGAAGAATAAGAACAAGAATTTTGGTTTTGTAATAGCAGATAACCATAAAATGTACGCAGATATTTTTATTTCAGAAAATAAAATGAATGGTGCAGAAGATGGAGATAAAGTACAAGCTACAATTTCTGATTGGCCTAAGAATTCTAAAAACCCGTTTGGTAAAATTACGGCAGTTCTTGGTAAACCAGGAGAGCATAATACAGAAATGCATTCTATTTTATTAGAGTATGATTTACCTTACGAGTTTCCACCAGAAGTAGAAAAAGATGCGCAATCAGTTTCTTTAGAAATTACAGAAAAAGAAATTTCTAAACGTAGAGATATGCGTAAAGATTTAACTTTTACCATAGATCCAAAAGATGCAAAAGATTTTGATGATGCATTGTCATTTACAAAATTAGAAAATGGGAATTATGAAATAGGAATTCATATTGCAGATGTATCGCATTATTTAGAGCCAAAAACTATTTTAGATGATGAAGCTTATGCAAGAGCAACCTCTGTTTATTTAGTAGATAGAGTAGTACCAATGCTACCAGAAATATTAAGTAATGGCGCTTGTTCTTTAAGACCTAATGAAGAAAAATTAACTTTTTCTGCCGTCTTTGAAATTAATGAGAAAGCAGAAATTATAAAGGAATGGTTTGGTAGAACAGTAACCTATTCAGACCAACGTTTTGCCTATGAAGAAGCGCAATCTATTATAGAAAATTGTAAATTATCTGATGCTATTAAGCCTTATACAATGCCTTTAGATATTTCTATTTTAGATAAAGAATATGAAGTAAATCCAGCTATTGTAGAAGCAACTTTAAAGTTAGATAAATTGGCTAAAATTCTTCGTAAAAAAAGAATGAAACAAGGTGCAATTTCGTTTGATAGAGTAGAAGTGAAGTTTGATTTAGATGAAAAAGCAAACCCAGTTGGTGTTTTCTTTAAAGAATCTAAAGATGCTAATAAATTAATTGAAGAATTTATGTTATTAGCAAATAGAAAAGTAGCAGAATTTATCGGTTTTTCTAAAGGAAAAGCAACTAATAAAACCTTTATTTATAGAGTACATGATGAACCAAATGATGAGAAATTAGCAGCATTACAAAATATTATTAGAAAATTTGGCTATAAAATTAATACGGATACTAAAGAAACTACTTCAGATTCTTTAAATAAGTTATTAAGTGATGTTCATGGTAAAGCAGAATCTAACATGATTGAGACTTTAACAATTCGTACTATGAGTAAAGCGGTTTATACAACTCAAAATATTGGGCATTATGGATTAGCTTTTAACTATTACAGTCATTTTACATCACCAATAAGACGTTATCCAGATGTAATGACACATAGATTATTACAACATTATTTAGAGGGCGGAGACACGCCAAAAGCACTTTCTTATGAAGAAAAATGTAAACATTCTTCAAATAGAGAAGAATTAGCTTCAAAAGCAGAACGTGCTTCTATTAAATACATGCAAATTAAATACATGCAAGATCATAATGATGAAGTGTTTGATGGTGTAATTTCTGGTGTTACAGAATGGGGAATTTATGTAGAAATTTCTTCTAATAAATGTGAAGGAATGGTAAGGATTAGAGATATAAAAAGCGATCATTATATTTTTGATGAAAAACAATATGCTATTGTTGGGCAATCTTCTAAAAAAATATATCAGTTAGGAGATGATGTAAGGGTGCAAGTGAAAAAAGCAGATTTAGAACGTAAACATTTAGATTTTAATTTAATTGAAGATGAATAAATTTAACGATATTGTTACAATAAAAGATTAAAAAAGCCTTTATAATGGTATACTTGTTTCTTTAAGTAAAATAAGTAAATTTTAAAATGATGAAAAAAATAACATTTATTTGTATTATACTGTTAAGTTACATAACAATTGCACAATCTACTATCACTAAAAATTTAGGAGATTATACGACACTAAAAGTTTATAATGGAATAGAGTTAGAGCTTATAAAATCTAATGAGCAAAAATTAGAAATAACGGGTGAAAAGTCTGAATTAGTAAAAGTAAAAAACGTAAATAATACTTTAAAAATATCTTTACCTTTTTCTATAAGACCAGCAGAAAACTCAGCTGAAGGTAAAATTTTTGTAAAAATTTATTACAATAAAAATATTACTTTAATTGATGCAAATGAGGGTGCAACTATTACAGCTAAAGATTTTAATCAAGATAAAATTGAAGTAAATGCACAAGAAAGAGCTTTTATTACGTTAACAACTACTGCAAATTATATTTCTGTTAGAGCTTCATCAGGAGGTATTATTAAACTTTCTGGAACTGCAAAACATCAAGATGTAGATGTAGATTTATATGGAATTTATCATGGTTACAATATGAAAGTTTCTGGAAACTCTGCAGTAAAATCTGCAACAGGAGCAAAAGCAGAAATTTTAGCTGGTGATGTTTTAAATGCAAAAGTAAGTTTTGGAGGTTCTATTTTTTATAAAGGAAACCCGGATATTGTAAAGGATAAAAAAGTAATAGGAGGTATTATTCAAAAAAGAAATTAATCCAAGTAAAAACAAAGTATTAAAATATTAACCTTTTTTGTATCTTTGTTTTATTAAAAATAAGAAATAATGAATAGTTTAGCTATATTTTTTGGAATGATTGGTGGGCCACAAGTAATTATTATTGTTGTGGTAGTGTTATTGTTATTTGGAGGAAGAAAAATTCCTGAATTAATGCGCGGCTTGGGAAGCGGAATTAAGGAGTTTAAGAATGCTGCCAAAGAAGAAACTGAAGACAAAATAGAAGATAAAAAGTAACTTAGTATACTTCTAATTATAATTTAAAAAGCTCAACTTGTATCTACAGGTTGAGCTTTTTGTTTTAATATAAACGGAACTAAAACAAACATAAATGTTTGCGTAAAAAAAACAACTCCAAAAGCCAATTTAAAATGGGTTTTTGGAGTTGGTTCAAAAAAGTATGGCTTTCTAAGCCAATTTATAAGATGTATTTTAAGCCTTTTTAAAAGAACAAATTTATTTATTCAACTCTTTTGGTTTTTGATTTTTCATTGCTTCACCAATTTGATTACTTGCAGTAAAACTTGCAACCATATCATTTAACATAGTGCTTCCTGCTTGAGGTGAGTTTGGTAATAAGATTAAATTACTATTTGTTTGTTGACCAATAGACTGTAAAGTATCATAATGTTGGGTTACAACAATTAAAGCAGATGCTTCTTGAGAATTGATACCAACCTTATTTAAAACTTCTACAGACTCTTCTAAACCACGTGCAATTTCACGTCTTTGATCTGCAATTCCTTGTCCTTG is part of the Polaribacter sp. SA4-10 genome and harbors:
- the tatA gene encoding twin-arginine translocase TatA/TatE family subunit — its product is MNSLAIFFGMIGGPQVIIIVVVVLLLFGGRKIPELMRGLGSGIKEFKNAAKEETEDKIEDKK
- the rnr gene encoding ribonuclease R; this encodes MTKKKKAIFKKKGNVVKDLTRNIFRILNEDSEKSYNHKQIAAKLKISDTDGKTQIVKKLAELAGEKKIKEVDRGKFQIQIDKKYSVGTLDVTSTGNGYFISDDYEDDIFIPNINLGKGLHQDTVKAYVYKRRSGKKLEAEVVEILERAKTEFVGVLQKNKNKNFGFVIADNHKMYADIFISENKMNGAEDGDKVQATISDWPKNSKNPFGKITAVLGKPGEHNTEMHSILLEYDLPYEFPPEVEKDAQSVSLEITEKEISKRRDMRKDLTFTIDPKDAKDFDDALSFTKLENGNYEIGIHIADVSHYLEPKTILDDEAYARATSVYLVDRVVPMLPEILSNGACSLRPNEEKLTFSAVFEINEKAEIIKEWFGRTVTYSDQRFAYEEAQSIIENCKLSDAIKPYTMPLDISILDKEYEVNPAIVEATLKLDKLAKILRKKRMKQGAISFDRVEVKFDLDEKANPVGVFFKESKDANKLIEEFMLLANRKVAEFIGFSKGKATNKTFIYRVHDEPNDEKLAALQNIIRKFGYKINTDTKETTSDSLNKLLSDVHGKAESNMIETLTIRTMSKAVYTTQNIGHYGLAFNYYSHFTSPIRRYPDVMTHRLLQHYLEGGDTPKALSYEEKCKHSSNREELASKAERASIKYMQIKYMQDHNDEVFDGVISGVTEWGIYVEISSNKCEGMVRIRDIKSDHYIFDEKQYAIVGQSSKKIYQLGDDVRVQVKKADLERKHLDFNLIEDE
- a CDS encoding head GIN domain-containing protein, producing the protein MKKITFICIILLSYITIAQSTITKNLGDYTTLKVYNGIELELIKSNEQKLEITGEKSELVKVKNVNNTLKISLPFSIRPAENSAEGKIFVKIYYNKNITLIDANEGATITAKDFNQDKIEVNAQERAFITLTTTANYISVRASSGGIIKLSGTAKHQDVDVDLYGIYHGYNMKVSGNSAVKSATGAKAEILAGDVLNAKVSFGGSIFYKGNPDIVKDKKVIGGIIQKRN